The Phycisphaeraceae bacterium genome has a window encoding:
- a CDS encoding ABC transporter permease subunit, whose protein sequence is MSDFAATIRAGASDWPVAPRAVFTIARKEVGDALRNRWFILYTIAFVALSLGLSFLSLVGTGATGFAGFGRTAAGLINLVILIVPLMALTAGAASLAAERERGSLAYLLAQPVSRLEVLLGKYLGLAAALFASIALGFGASAAVIAWKSGTDDALNFARLVGLAYALGLAMLSVGMLVSTIARRASSANGAAIFLWLTFVFLGDLGLMGSAMIFKLHVTDLFRLSLLNPMQVFKMASLESVHASLDVLGPAGLYAMQAWGNQLSLLLGGVLAAWIIAPLGLSAAIFIRRGGS, encoded by the coding sequence ATGTCTGACTTCGCCGCCACGATTCGAGCCGGGGCGTCCGACTGGCCCGTCGCTCCGCGCGCGGTGTTCACCATCGCCCGCAAGGAGGTCGGCGACGCCCTGCGCAACCGCTGGTTCATCCTGTACACGATCGCCTTCGTGGCGCTCTCGCTCGGGTTGTCGTTCCTGTCGCTCGTCGGCACGGGGGCGACGGGCTTCGCGGGCTTCGGCCGCACCGCCGCGGGCCTGATCAACCTCGTGATCCTGATCGTGCCGCTGATGGCGCTCACCGCGGGGGCCGCGTCGCTCGCCGCGGAGCGCGAGCGCGGGTCGCTCGCCTACCTGCTGGCCCAGCCCGTGAGCCGGCTGGAAGTGCTGCTGGGCAAGTACCTGGGGCTGGCGGCGGCGCTGTTCGCCTCCATCGCGCTGGGCTTCGGGGCCAGCGCGGCGGTCATCGCCTGGAAGAGCGGCACGGACGACGCGCTCAACTTCGCCCGGCTGGTCGGACTGGCCTACGCCCTCGGGCTGGCCATGCTCAGCGTGGGCATGCTGGTGTCAACCATCGCGCGGCGGGCCTCGTCCGCCAACGGGGCGGCCATCTTCCTGTGGCTGACGTTCGTCTTCCTCGGCGACCTGGGGCTGATGGGCAGCGCGATGATCTTCAAGCTGCACGTCACCGACCTCTTCCGGCTGTCGCTGCTCAACCCCATGCAGGTGTTCAAGATGGCGTCGCTCGAGAGCGTTCACGCCTCGCTGGACGTACTCGGACCCGCCGGGCTCTACGCCATGCAGGCATGGGGCAACCAACTCTCGCTGCTGCTGGGCGGGGTGCTGGCGGCGTGGATCATCGCGCCGTTGGGGCTCAGTGCGGCCATCTTCATTCGACGAGGTGGATCATGA
- a CDS encoding ABC transporter ATP-binding protein, translating to MIRLDHLTKRFGRFTAVDDLSLTIAQGEAVALWGPNGAGKTTIIRCVLGLIRFRGSISVAGFDVRRRGKAARRMIGYVPQELAFHDDLRAADALGFLASLKRTPRERIGVVLREVGLEGHARKRVRELSGGMKQRLALAAALLADPPALILDELTSNLDAEAQSGFMSLLKSLKDRGKTILFTSHHYAEVRALADRVLMLERGRVVRQGQPDAAAEIAENLLMKVFVADGQIEEAAAALSRRGFEASRNGCGVHVVVNPRAKAGPIHALAETRIRVEDFELLGNGRLPSAASTPAPASHHAQGDRHV from the coding sequence ATGATCCGACTCGACCACCTGACCAAGCGATTCGGTCGCTTCACCGCGGTGGATGATCTCTCGCTCACCATCGCGCAGGGAGAAGCGGTGGCGCTCTGGGGCCCCAACGGCGCGGGCAAGACCACCATCATCCGCTGCGTGCTCGGGCTGATTCGCTTTCGCGGCTCGATCTCCGTCGCCGGCTTCGACGTGCGGCGGCGCGGCAAGGCGGCCCGGCGCATGATCGGCTACGTGCCGCAGGAACTGGCCTTCCACGACGACCTTCGCGCCGCCGACGCCTTGGGATTCCTCGCCTCACTCAAGCGCACGCCTCGTGAGCGCATCGGCGTGGTTCTCAGGGAGGTCGGACTGGAAGGCCACGCCCGCAAGCGCGTGCGCGAGCTTTCCGGCGGCATGAAACAGCGGCTCGCGCTCGCCGCGGCACTGCTGGCCGACCCGCCGGCGCTGATTCTCGATGAACTGACGTCCAACCTCGACGCCGAGGCCCAGAGCGGCTTCATGTCGCTGCTCAAGTCGCTCAAGGACCGGGGCAAGACCATCCTCTTCACCTCGCACCACTACGCCGAAGTGCGGGCCTTGGCCGATCGCGTGCTGATGCTGGAGCGAGGCCGGGTGGTGCGACAGGGGCAGCCCGACGCCGCCGCGGAAATCGCCGAGAACCTGCTGATGAAGGTCTTCGTCGCCGACGGGCAGATCGAGGAAGCCGCCGCCGCGCTCAGCCGCCGCGGCTTCGAGGCCTCGCGCAACGGCTGCGGCGTGCATGTCGTCGTCAACCCGCGGGCGAAGGCGGGACCGATCCACGCCCTGGCGGAAACACGCATCCGCGTTGAGGACTTCGAACTGCTCGGCAACGGGCGTCTGCCTTCAGCCGCCTCGACGCCGGCGCCCGCATCCCATCACGCTCAAGGAGACCGCCATGTCTGA
- a CDS encoding nitrous oxide reductase family maturation protein NosD, protein MLQLAVAAAMLSGGDAPGQAFDLQQAIDAAAPGDVISVPPGVHRGMFSITKPLTLIGQDRPVLDAEGKGHVLRIAAADVTIRGFTLRGTGETLDREHAGVFGSGERLVIQDVIFDDVLFGVLLKNAPDSVIRDCVIGGKDIDVARRGDGIRLWQCAGTLIEGNLVTRGRDVVVWFSSDVTLRRNTVSDCRYGMHFMYTDNNVLEENVLENNSVGAFLMYSRDLVLRRNVFSRNRGPSGYGLGLKDMERIVAEENAFVANRVGAYLDNSPHAIGVYDDFARNVFAYNDIGLAFLPNVKRNRFTDNAFIENLQQVAVIGTGDFGGNDFTINGRGNYWSDYAGFDLNGDGLGDLPYEAASLFDNLIEREPMMRLFLHSPAQQAIDLAARAFPAVRPRPRFADAAPLMQPVRLEGLAARKAAPGAMAVVALVLLGGAACVLLLTRTRNLEGAAS, encoded by the coding sequence ATGCTCCAACTCGCCGTCGCCGCCGCGATGCTGTCCGGCGGGGACGCTCCGGGTCAGGCGTTTGACCTGCAGCAGGCGATCGACGCCGCCGCTCCGGGCGACGTGATCTCCGTGCCGCCGGGCGTCCACCGGGGGATGTTCAGCATCACCAAGCCGCTCACGCTGATCGGCCAGGATCGTCCCGTGCTGGACGCCGAGGGCAAGGGCCACGTGCTCCGCATCGCGGCGGCGGACGTGACAATCCGCGGCTTCACGCTGCGGGGCACGGGCGAAACGCTCGATCGCGAGCACGCCGGCGTCTTCGGCAGCGGCGAGCGCCTGGTGATTCAGGACGTCATCTTCGACGACGTGCTGTTCGGCGTGCTGCTCAAGAACGCGCCCGACAGCGTCATCCGCGATTGCGTGATCGGGGGCAAGGACATCGACGTGGCCCGCCGGGGCGACGGCATCCGGCTGTGGCAGTGCGCGGGCACGCTCATCGAGGGCAACCTGGTCACGCGCGGACGAGACGTGGTGGTGTGGTTTTCCAGCGATGTGACGCTGCGGCGCAACACGGTCTCCGACTGCCGCTACGGCATGCACTTCATGTACACCGACAACAACGTGCTGGAGGAGAACGTGCTGGAGAACAACTCCGTCGGCGCGTTCCTCATGTACAGCCGCGACCTGGTGCTCAGGCGCAACGTCTTCTCCCGCAACCGCGGACCCAGCGGCTACGGGCTGGGTCTGAAGGACATGGAGCGCATCGTGGCGGAGGAGAACGCCTTCGTCGCCAACCGCGTGGGCGCGTACCTGGACAACTCACCGCACGCCATCGGCGTGTATGACGACTTCGCTCGCAACGTATTCGCATACAACGACATTGGTCTGGCTTTCCTGCCCAACGTCAAGCGCAACCGATTCACCGACAACGCCTTCATCGAGAACCTGCAGCAGGTGGCGGTGATCGGCACGGGCGACTTCGGCGGCAACGATTTCACCATCAACGGCAGGGGCAACTACTGGAGTGATTACGCCGGGTTCGACCTCAATGGCGACGGCTTGGGCGACCTGCCCTACGAGGCCGCCTCGCTCTTCGACAACCTGATCGAGCGCGAGCCCATGATGCGGTTGTTTCTGCATAGTCCGGCGCAGCAGGCGATTGACCTGGCGGCCCGGGCGTTCCCGGCGGTGCGGCCCCGCCCGCGATTCGCTGATGCCGCGCCGCTCATGCAGCCAGTCCGGCTTGAGGGACTTGCCGCACGGAAGGCAGCGCCGGGCGCCATGGCCGTCGTCGCACTCGTCCTGCTGGGCGGCGCCGCATGCGTGCTGCTGCTGACTCGCACCCGCAACCTGGAAGGAGCGGCGTCATGA
- a CDS encoding cytochrome C: MSRLAWSILGPRLRWNQTFRPRFILPAMLLLAAAGLLVASYFQPYWRMTLHAPQYPKGLFVQAYLNRLEGDVAEIDGLNHYIGMRPLNEAAQLERETSAMMIVATALLVLGGIIIHSRWAALLAAPAILFPGGFLLDLYLWMRHFGMNLDPAAPLSTSIKPFVPPVLGTGMVGQFKTVAAAGPGWWMALGAAAIVLVALWLHRRAYKPIFDARRRACQCGDCACGAKRGVIAPTVKREAVTQ, encoded by the coding sequence ATGAGCCGTCTTGCCTGGAGCATCCTCGGACCGCGCCTGCGGTGGAACCAGACCTTCCGACCACGATTCATCCTGCCGGCCATGCTGCTGCTGGCGGCGGCGGGACTGCTGGTCGCGTCCTACTTCCAGCCCTACTGGCGGATGACCCTGCACGCCCCGCAGTACCCCAAGGGGCTCTTCGTGCAGGCCTATCTCAACCGGCTTGAGGGCGACGTGGCCGAGATCGACGGGCTGAATCACTACATCGGCATGCGACCCCTCAACGAGGCGGCCCAGCTGGAGCGAGAAACCAGCGCCATGATGATCGTCGCCACCGCCCTGCTGGTGCTGGGCGGCATCATCATCCACAGCCGATGGGCGGCGCTGCTGGCGGCGCCGGCGATCCTCTTCCCGGGCGGGTTCCTGCTCGACCTCTACCTGTGGATGCGGCATTTCGGGATGAATCTCGATCCCGCCGCCCCGCTCTCGACCTCCATCAAGCCCTTCGTGCCCCCGGTGCTCGGCACCGGCATGGTGGGTCAGTTCAAGACCGTGGCGGCGGCCGGGCCCGGCTGGTGGATGGCTCTGGGCGCCGCCGCCATCGTGCTGGTGGCGCTCTGGCTCCACCGTCGGGCGTACAAGCCGATCTTCGATGCGCGCCGCCGCGCCTGTCAGTGCGGCGACTGCGCCTGCGGCGCCAAGCGGGGCGTGATCGCTCCGACCGTCAAGCGGGAGGCGGTGACCCAGTGA
- the nosZ gene encoding Sec-dependent nitrous-oxide reductase, which yields MKKHLAILAAGGLVLTGCGGGESGSSPDIRQVDTARKTSGGAASAGGLSGDAAAIAKARDLTPDDITAALKTYMPSGRIDDYLLFASGGHSGQVLVYGVPSMRLLRVIAVFTPEPWQGWGYGVGNEILDQGNARNNEIRWADTHHPSISETNGEFDGQWLFIGDKANARVAVIDLRDFETKQIVKNPIAINDHGGTFVTPNTEYIIEGGQYGTPLGWDYAPLEDYQKSYRGNVTMWKFDRAKGRIDVDQSFALELPPYWQDLFDAGKGVSDGWIFGNSINTELATGSATVNDKNYFEAGASQNETDYLHIINWKKAEQVFKAGKATKVKGFNVLSLQTCIDEGILFFAPELKSPHGVDITPGGEYIVVSGKLDPHVTVYSFDKIQKAIAAGKFDRDVYGVPILKLEDVVEAQVELGLGPLHTQFDDKGYAYTSLFLDSAIARWTLGGPYAGKNPDKPWSLVAKVPVQYNVGHLGAAEGDTVSPDGKYLVAFNKWSIDRFFPTGPLLPQNFQLIDISQTGDKMQVIYDAPVGLGEPHYSQMIRADKLKTWEVYPEIGWNPHTQSVDPNAPMPGKERIVRNGSTVEIYMTAVRSHFKPERVEVNLGDHVIWRITNVERTKDATHGFAIPGYNITASLEPGETVTIEFEATQAGAFPFYCSEFCSALHLEMLGYFLVKPQ from the coding sequence ATGAAGAAGCATCTCGCAATCCTGGCCGCAGGCGGTCTGGTGCTGACCGGCTGCGGCGGCGGAGAGTCCGGGTCGAGCCCGGACATCCGACAGGTGGACACCGCCCGAAAGACATCCGGAGGCGCCGCCAGCGCGGGCGGGCTCAGCGGCGACGCCGCCGCCATCGCCAAGGCCCGCGACCTGACGCCCGACGACATCACCGCCGCCCTCAAGACCTACATGCCCAGCGGCCGAATCGACGACTACCTGCTCTTCGCCTCGGGCGGGCACAGCGGGCAGGTGCTGGTGTACGGCGTACCGTCGATGCGCCTGCTGCGGGTCATCGCCGTCTTCACCCCCGAGCCCTGGCAGGGCTGGGGCTACGGCGTGGGCAACGAGATCCTCGACCAGGGCAACGCCCGCAACAATGAGATCCGCTGGGCCGACACCCATCATCCCTCGATCAGCGAGACCAACGGCGAGTTCGACGGCCAGTGGCTCTTCATCGGCGACAAGGCCAACGCCCGCGTCGCCGTGATCGACCTGCGCGACTTCGAGACCAAGCAGATCGTCAAGAACCCCATCGCCATCAACGACCACGGCGGCACGTTCGTCACGCCCAACACCGAATACATCATCGAGGGCGGGCAGTACGGCACGCCGCTCGGATGGGACTACGCGCCGCTCGAGGACTACCAGAAGTCCTACCGCGGCAACGTGACCATGTGGAAGTTCGACCGCGCCAAGGGCCGCATCGACGTGGATCAGTCCTTCGCCCTGGAACTGCCCCCCTACTGGCAGGACCTCTTTGACGCCGGCAAGGGCGTCAGCGACGGCTGGATCTTCGGCAACTCCATCAACACCGAGTTGGCCACCGGCAGCGCCACGGTGAACGACAAGAACTACTTCGAGGCCGGCGCCAGCCAGAACGAGACCGACTACCTGCACATCATCAACTGGAAGAAGGCCGAGCAGGTCTTCAAGGCCGGCAAGGCGACGAAGGTCAAGGGGTTCAACGTTCTCTCCCTGCAGACCTGCATTGACGAGGGCATCCTGTTCTTCGCCCCCGAGCTCAAGAGTCCGCACGGCGTGGACATCACCCCCGGAGGCGAGTACATCGTCGTCTCCGGCAAGCTCGATCCCCACGTCACCGTCTACTCCTTCGACAAGATCCAGAAGGCCATCGCCGCGGGCAAGTTCGACCGCGACGTGTACGGCGTGCCGATCCTGAAACTGGAGGACGTGGTCGAGGCGCAGGTGGAGCTGGGGCTTGGACCGCTCCACACCCAGTTCGATGACAAGGGTTACGCCTATACCTCGCTGTTCCTTGATTCCGCCATCGCCCGCTGGACGCTGGGCGGCCCCTACGCGGGCAAGAACCCCGACAAGCCCTGGTCCCTCGTGGCCAAGGTGCCCGTGCAGTACAACGTCGGCCACCTCGGCGCGGCCGAGGGCGACACCGTCAGTCCGGACGGCAAGTACCTCGTCGCGTTCAACAAGTGGTCGATCGACCGGTTCTTCCCCACCGGACCGCTGCTCCCGCAGAACTTCCAGCTGATCGACATCTCCCAGACCGGCGACAAGATGCAGGTCATCTACGACGCGCCGGTGGGCCTGGGCGAACCGCACTACTCCCAGATGATTCGCGCGGACAAGCTCAAGACCTGGGAGGTCTATCCCGAGATCGGCTGGAACCCGCACACCCAGTCAGTTGATCCCAACGCGCCGATGCCGGGCAAGGAGCGCATCGTGCGCAACGGCTCGACCGTGGAGATCTACATGACCGCAGTGCGCAGCCACTTCAAGCCCGAACGCGTGGAGGTGAACCTGGGCGACCATGTCATCTGGCGCATCACCAACGTGGAACGCACCAAGGACGCGACTCACGGCTTCGCCATCCCCGGCTACAACATCACCGCCAGTCTGGAGCCGGGCGAGACCGTGACCATCGAGTTCGAGGCCACCCAGGCCGGCGCCTTCCCCTTCTACTGCTCCGAGTTCTGCTCCGCCCTGCACCTGGAGATGCTGGGCTACTTCCTCGTGAAGCCGCAGTGA
- a CDS encoding tyrosine phenol-lyase, protein MIRRDRRSWAEPYRIKMVEPLRLTTRRHREAAIAEAGFNTFLLRSEDVYIDLLTDSGTNAMSDRQWSALMLGDEAYAGSASYYRLEAVVREHYGFKHLIPTHQGRGAEHLLSQLCIRRGDVVPGNMYFTTTKFHQEYAGGRFVDVSIDEAHDPASLHPFKGNVDLAKLEQVIRSAGPERVSYLSLELNVNMAGGQPCSMENIRASCDLCHRYGIPVYLDATRAIENCYFIQLREPGYEGRDLKDILREMCSYADGCTVSGKKDCLVNIGGFLAVNDDDLAERARNLCVAFEGLHTYGGLAGRDMEAMAVGIRESVEFDHMRARVGQVEYLGELLRGEGVPIVLPIGGHGVFIDAARFLPHIPREQFPAQALSAALYVESGVRSMERGAVSAGRDPDTGENIYPSLELVRLTLPRRVYTQAHMDVVAESVAALFGARENVVGLRITHEPKHLRFFQARFEPVRGSKVLIGDAQTVPAAPEPEWAI, encoded by the coding sequence ATGATCCGACGCGACAGACGTTCCTGGGCCGAACCCTACCGCATCAAGATGGTGGAGCCGCTGCGGCTCACGACCCGCCGCCACCGCGAGGCGGCCATCGCCGAGGCGGGGTTCAACACCTTTCTCCTTCGCAGCGAGGACGTCTACATCGACCTGCTCACCGATTCAGGCACCAACGCCATGAGCGACCGGCAGTGGTCGGCCCTGATGCTGGGCGACGAGGCCTACGCCGGCTCCGCCAGCTACTACCGGCTGGAGGCGGTCGTCCGCGAGCACTACGGCTTCAAGCACCTGATCCCCACCCATCAGGGTCGCGGCGCCGAACACCTGCTCAGCCAGCTCTGCATCAGGCGGGGGGACGTGGTGCCCGGCAACATGTACTTCACCACCACCAAGTTCCACCAGGAATACGCGGGCGGTCGATTCGTGGACGTGAGCATCGACGAGGCGCACGACCCCGCGTCGCTCCACCCCTTCAAGGGCAACGTGGACCTGGCGAAACTGGAGCAGGTCATCCGTTCGGCCGGTCCGGAGCGCGTGTCGTATCTGTCGCTGGAGCTCAACGTCAACATGGCGGGGGGGCAACCGTGCAGCATGGAGAACATCCGCGCTTCGTGCGACCTGTGCCATCGTTACGGCATCCCCGTCTATCTCGACGCGACTCGGGCCATCGAGAACTGCTACTTCATCCAGTTGCGCGAGCCGGGGTACGAGGGACGCGACCTGAAGGACATCCTCCGTGAAATGTGCTCCTACGCCGACGGCTGCACCGTCTCGGGCAAGAAGGACTGCCTGGTCAACATCGGCGGCTTCCTGGCGGTCAACGACGATGACCTGGCCGAGCGGGCCCGCAACCTGTGCGTGGCCTTCGAGGGGCTGCATACGTACGGCGGTCTGGCCGGGCGCGACATGGAAGCCATGGCCGTGGGCATCCGCGAGTCGGTGGAGTTCGACCACATGCGCGCCCGCGTGGGGCAGGTGGAGTATCTCGGCGAACTGCTGCGCGGCGAGGGAGTGCCCATCGTGCTGCCGATCGGAGGGCATGGCGTGTTCATCGACGCGGCCCGCTTCCTGCCTCACATCCCCCGCGAGCAGTTTCCGGCCCAGGCGCTCTCCGCCGCGCTGTACGTGGAATCGGGCGTGCGTTCGATGGAGCGTGGCGCGGTGTCGGCGGGCCGCGACCCGGACACGGGGGAGAACATCTACCCCTCGCTCGAGCTGGTGCGTCTGACGCTGCCTCGGCGCGTCTACACCCAGGCCCACATGGACGTGGTGGCCGAGTCGGTGGCGGCGCTGTTCGGAGCGCGGGAGAACGTGGTGGGGCTGCGAATCACGCACGAGCCGAAGCACCTGCGATTCTTCCAGGCACGGTTCGAGCCGGTGCGCGGCTCGAAGGTGCTGATCGGCGACGCCCAAACCGTCCCTGCCGCCCCCGAGCCGGAGTGGGCCATCTGA
- a CDS encoding Rrf2 family transcriptional regulator, protein MITQTAEYALRAAADLATHHGRPRTSQQMARATHVPPDYLSKVMKELVRAGIVRSQRGVNGGFSLLRDPDDLPVYDVINAVNPIQRIRECPLGLRAHARGNLCPLHRLLDDAMEKIEAAFKGVTLGQLARQAKQHGKNGDPLSRPLSLTVDRAMRAAS, encoded by the coding sequence GTGATCACGCAGACCGCCGAGTACGCCCTGCGGGCCGCCGCCGACCTGGCGACGCATCATGGACGACCCCGGACCTCGCAGCAGATGGCCCGTGCCACGCACGTACCACCCGATTACCTCTCCAAGGTGATGAAGGAACTGGTGCGCGCGGGGATCGTGCGCTCCCAGCGCGGCGTCAACGGCGGCTTCTCGCTCCTGCGCGATCCGGATGACCTGCCGGTCTACGACGTCATCAACGCCGTCAACCCCATTCAGCGCATCCGTGAGTGTCCGCTGGGGCTGCGCGCCCACGCCAGGGGCAATCTCTGCCCGCTGCACCGACTGCTGGATGACGCGATGGAGAAGATCGAGGCGGCCTTCAAGGGCGTCACGCTGGGACAACTGGCCCGCCAGGCCAAGCAGCATGGGAAGAACGGCGATCCGCTCAGCCGACCGCTGTCGCTGACGGTGGATCGGGCCATGCGCGCGGCGTCCTGA
- the nrfD gene encoding polysulfide reductase NrfD: protein MLVLATDGPPLFYAWMTLLTAIALVGAHAWASQVSQGMIVTNMTDHVSWGLYIANFTFIVGLAAGGVMMVIPAYLYHDRRMHDIVIIGELLAIAAIVMCLMFVTVDLGRPDRFWHLFPVIGRFNFPISMLTWDVIVLNGYLLLNLHICGYMLYMRFLGRQPNPRWYVPFVMISIVWAISIHTVTAFLYCGLGGRPFWNSAVLAPRFLASAFVSGPAFIMVTLLVLKKIVGMDVHDRPIQTLVNIVRVTILINLLLLISEIFTEFYTGGAHTSSAVYLFFGLHGKSALVPWIWSAIVMNVVAAVLFLHPAAMRSARVVIIAAALAFMGCWIEKGMGLIVPGFIPSTLHEVVEYTPSLTEWKVTAGIWAFGLMVYTVALKVAIPILSGQLTAFGGNAGGNTAGGAN, encoded by the coding sequence ATGCTGGTGCTGGCGACGGACGGACCGCCTCTCTTCTATGCGTGGATGACGCTGCTCACCGCCATCGCCCTGGTGGGCGCTCACGCCTGGGCCAGCCAGGTGTCGCAGGGGATGATCGTCACCAACATGACCGATCACGTCTCGTGGGGGCTGTACATCGCCAACTTCACCTTCATCGTGGGGCTGGCGGCTGGCGGCGTGATGATGGTCATTCCCGCCTACCTGTACCACGACCGCCGCATGCACGACATCGTGATCATCGGCGAACTGCTGGCGATCGCCGCCATCGTGATGTGCCTGATGTTCGTCACCGTGGACCTGGGTCGTCCCGATCGCTTCTGGCACCTCTTCCCGGTGATTGGGCGGTTCAACTTTCCCATTTCCATGCTCACCTGGGACGTGATCGTCCTCAACGGCTACCTGCTGCTCAACCTGCACATCTGCGGGTACATGCTCTACATGCGGTTCCTCGGGCGGCAGCCGAACCCCAGGTGGTACGTGCCCTTCGTGATGATCTCGATCGTGTGGGCGATCTCGATCCATACCGTCACCGCGTTCCTCTACTGCGGGCTGGGCGGGCGGCCTTTCTGGAACAGCGCGGTGCTGGCCCCCCGCTTCCTCGCTTCGGCCTTCGTCTCCGGTCCGGCCTTCATCATGGTCACCCTGCTGGTGCTCAAGAAGATCGTCGGCATGGACGTGCATGACCGGCCCATCCAGACGCTGGTCAACATTGTCCGCGTCACCATTCTCATCAACCTGTTGCTGCTGATCTCGGAGATCTTCACCGAGTTCTACACGGGCGGAGCCCACACCAGTTCAGCGGTGTATCTGTTCTTCGGGCTGCACGGCAAGTCGGCGCTGGTGCCGTGGATCTGGTCCGCGATCGTGATGAACGTGGTCGCCGCGGTGCTGTTCCTGCACCCCGCCGCCATGCGCAGCGCCCGCGTGGTCATCATCGCGGCGGCGCTGGCCTTCATGGGCTGCTGGATCGAGAAGGGCATGGGTCTGATCGTGCCGGGGTTCATCCCCAGCACGCTCCACGAAGTGGTGGAGTACACGCCGAGCTTGACCGAATGGAAGGTCACTGCGGGCATCTGGGCCTTCGGGCTGATGGTCTACACCGTAGCCCTGAAGGTGGCGATCCCGATTCTGTCGGGACAGTTGACCGCGTTCGGCGGAAACGCCGGCGGGAATACCGCCGGTGGGGCCAACTGA
- a CDS encoding cupin domain-containing protein has product MKPTFDTHAVHAALLPDLCPVVPGATVSKPLVNTPSLRQVLFSMDAEQEMSDHKAPFVATVQIITGRLTFTVDGASHDMRPGSWLLMPPNALHALKAVEPTIFLLTLVKGDAA; this is encoded by the coding sequence ATGAAGCCCACGTTCGACACGCACGCCGTCCACGCCGCCTTGCTGCCCGACCTCTGTCCGGTGGTTCCGGGCGCGACGGTGAGCAAGCCGCTGGTGAACACGCCCTCGTTGCGTCAGGTGCTCTTCTCGATGGACGCCGAGCAGGAGATGAGCGACCACAAGGCGCCCTTCGTGGCTACGGTGCAGATCATCACGGGACGGCTGACGTTCACCGTCGATGGCGCGTCGCACGACATGCGCCCTGGAAGCTGGCTGCTCATGCCGCCCAACGCACTGCACGCGCTGAAGGCCGTGGAGCCGACGATCTTCCTGCTGACGTTGGTGAAAGGTGACGCCGCATGA
- a CDS encoding 4Fe-4S dicluster domain-containing protein — translation MSETPIRRDADDRAREAERRAAAGTTQTVSLPVLGQVSRRTVIKGAGAMLGLGAFAHALSPLLDVASELTLEEFLQRHYKELTPEDKQAVFARIERRTLERTGVRVSISDPPPIPGTKFVYAINLSKCNGNGRCVEACHRENNHDRASKQSYIRVIEMQKGSLDMEKGNTTYTHEVPQPGKYYLPVQCQQCDNPPCVHVCPVEATWKEDDGIVVVDYDWCIGCRYCEAACPYHARRFNWTEPVIPPDEINPNQGYLSNRLRPKGVMEKCHYCLHRTRVGRAPACLEACPTGARVFGDINDPNSELHWILEHKRVYVLKEELGTLPSFFYFFDR, via the coding sequence ATGAGTGAGACGCCGATTCGCCGTGATGCGGACGATCGGGCGCGCGAGGCGGAGCGTCGCGCCGCCGCCGGCACCACCCAGACGGTGTCATTGCCCGTACTGGGGCAGGTGTCCCGTCGAACGGTCATCAAGGGCGCGGGCGCCATGCTCGGGCTGGGTGCGTTCGCCCACGCGCTGTCGCCCCTGCTGGACGTGGCGTCGGAACTCACGCTCGAGGAGTTCCTGCAGCGCCACTACAAGGAGCTCACGCCGGAGGACAAGCAGGCCGTCTTCGCCCGGATCGAGCGACGGACGCTGGAGCGAACCGGCGTCCGGGTGTCAATCAGCGACCCGCCGCCCATCCCTGGAACGAAGTTCGTCTACGCCATCAACCTGAGTAAGTGCAACGGCAACGGGCGCTGCGTCGAGGCGTGCCACCGCGAGAACAACCACGACCGGGCCAGCAAGCAGTCCTACATCCGCGTCATCGAGATGCAGAAGGGCTCGCTGGACATGGAGAAGGGCAACACCACGTACACCCACGAGGTGCCCCAGCCGGGCAAGTACTACCTGCCGGTGCAGTGTCAGCAGTGCGACAACCCGCCCTGCGTTCATGTGTGCCCCGTGGAGGCCACGTGGAAGGAGGATGACGGCATCGTCGTGGTGGACTACGACTGGTGCATCGGCTGCCGCTACTGCGAGGCGGCGTGCCCCTATCACGCCCGGCGATTCAACTGGACCGAGCCGGTCATCCCGCCCGACGAGATCAACCCCAACCAGGGGTATCTCTCCAATCGTCTGCGCCCCAAGGGCGTGATGGAGAAGTGCCACTACTGCCTGCACCGGACCCGCGTCGGCCGCGCGCCCGCCTGCCTGGAGGCCTGCCCCACCGGGGCCAGGGTGTTCGGCGACATCAACGACCCGAACTCCGAACTGCACTGGATCCTCGAGCACAAGCGGGTGTACGTGCTCAAGGAGGAACTGGGCACCCTGCCGTCGTTCTTCTACTTCTTCGACCGCTGA